CTGTGGGATTTAGCAGAAATAGGAAGTGTAAACTTAATTATTCAACAAAGCAAGACTTTGTTAACCGGTGAAGAGATGCATATTTTTACACATACATGGGGTTTACCATTTTTACAATATCTAAAGCTTCTATGGTTATTTTATACACACACTCGTCAGCAAAAAAGTTCATGCTGCAATTTCCTTTGCAAAGTGTATCCCTTCATTCTCAATTACAGCTTTTGCATATTCTATACAAGCTTTTATATCTTCCTTAACAATGTGAGGATAGTAATCTCTTAAAATATCATCAAAGGATATACCTTCTTTTACAAGTTCCAAAACCATATACACAGGTATTCGTGTCCCTTTAATGCAAGGCTTTCCTCCACATATATAGAGAACATATCATATACTTTTCAGCCTTTAATTCAAAGAACTATAATATATAATATTTCAATCTAAGGGTTCTGTCAATCTTTTTTTCCACAGTAACAGTTTTTGTTTGACAGATAATAGACCATGAGTTAAAATACAAATTATATGGAGTTTAACCTTAAATGTTAGAGAAGTTTTTCAATTTTAAGTCATTGGGCACAAATATACGGACTGAAGTCATTGCAGGTATAACTACATTTATGACTATGGCTTATATCATATTTGTGAATCCAGCTATACTTTCAGTGACAGGGATGGACTCTGGTGCAGTGATGGTAGCTACCTGTGTAGCTACAGCCGTAGCTACTATAATGATAGGTATATATGCAAACTACCCAATTGCATTGGCACCAGGGATGGGTATGAATGCATATTTTGCGTACACAGTTTGTATAATGATGAAGATACCTTGGCAAATAGCATTGGGCTGTGTCTTTATTGAAGGAGTAATATTTATTTTGCTTACATTGTCTAAATTTAGAGAAGCATTGATGAATGCTATACCAGATACAATTAGAATTGGGGCAGCTTGTGGGATTGGACTATTGATTGCATTTGTGGGCTTAAAAGATGCAGGTATTGTCGTTGGACATCCGGCAACACTCGTTAGATTAGGAGACTTATTAAGTACACCTACATTGGTTGCTATCTTTGGATTAATTGTAACTTCAGTATTATTAGCAAAGAGGATAAAAGGAGCTGTATTTTTAGGAATACTGATTACAGCAGTGTTGGGAATACCTTTGGGAATCACTAAGTTCCAAGGAATAATTGGCTTACCACCACCTATAGCACCTACATT
The bacterium genome window above contains:
- a CDS encoding DUF433 domain-containing protein, with the protein product MCGGKPCIKGTRIPVYMVLELVKEGISFDDILRDYYPHIVKEDIKACIEYAKAVIENEGIHFAKEIAA
- a CDS encoding NCS2 family permease gives rise to the protein MLEKFFNFKSLGTNIRTEVIAGITTFMTMAYIIFVNPAILSVTGMDSGAVMVATCVATAVATIMIGIYANYPIALAPGMGMNAYFAYTVCIMMKIPWQIALGCVFIEGVIFILLTLSKFREALMNAIPDTIRIGAACGIGLLIAFVGLKDAGIVVGHPATLVRLGDLLSTPTLVAIFGLIVTSVLLAKRIKGAVFLGILITAVLGIPLGITKFQGIIGLPPPIAPTFLKFDILGALKMGLLAVIFVFLFMDIFDTAGTLAGVGEVGGFMKNGKLPRVSRCLMSDAVGTIIGSICGTSTVTSYIESAAGISEGGRSGFTSVITGLLFLLALFFSPVAKMIGGGYEVSEGIILHPITAPALIVVGSLMMGSIIKINWKEFSESIPAFLTIIIIPLTFSIANGLAIGFISFAAVKLLSGKGKEVNWIVYLLAILFILRFVYLRTG